Proteins from one Chitinophaga oryzae genomic window:
- a CDS encoding glycoside hydrolase family 3 N-terminal domain-containing protein: MNKKKNKKVNTITKRPQDTASQWVDSVFQSLTPAERIAQLIVIRAHSNFGQDHINAVAKDIRDNKVGGVIFFQGGPVREANLTNYYQSISKVPLLVSIDGEWGLGMRLDSVTSLPRNMMIGATRDTALAYEAGRVMGEQCKRIGIHLDFAPDMDINNNPNNPVINDRSFGENKYLVAGLGVAAIKGMQSTGVMACAKHFPGHGDTNVDSHFDLPSINKSRQALDSLELYPFREAIAAGVGSVMVGHLFIPAIDNKPNTPTSISYKAVTKLLKNELGYKGLIVTDALEMKGIAKFYSKGQESLQSLLAGNDLMILPSTASGSISAIMKAIKKGQISQQEVDARVKKVLHAKYDLGLWKPQRIETNNLTNDLNALTDTLTRRIAEKAITLVKNDDKLIPFSPAMTQQKLAVIAVGADGNNAFLDAVKAYKPGTDAFIFTSRQTVQQIAPIVSRIQRDYKAVIISVHNFSRRPANNFGLTLAERLIVRQLQSEMPSATVVFGNPYAIQHWCDAKNIVAAYEDDNITQKVAADLLFGKLGPKGKLPVTVCPGLPEGTGISYDVDLYTDLPAVTPAEAGMNEARLAGIDALANDMIARGAAPGCEVLALKDGKVVYNRTFGHYEYNSQEPVSPGAIYDLASVTKVCATTISIMRLYDEGKVSLDGTLGEYLPFVQGTDKSGLKIRDILLHQAGLVAFIPFYKETLYPDGRPDTALYHSTPDELHSVQVAENMYMDHRYVDSIWKKILDSRVNPHQGYVYSDLDFLFLGKIVEQVTGKKLDQYVLETFYKPLGLATTGFLPRERFQLPLLVPTERENFFRMQLLRGFVHDPGAAMLGGVAGHAGLYSNAHDLGVIMQMLLNNGAFGGVQYIKPETVRLFTAYNSSISRRGLGFDKPEKDNNTRRESYPSKLTSGATFGHTGFTGTCVWADPNSKMVFIFLSNRVYPNGGSNGKLSALNTRGKMMDVVYEAMKP, translated from the coding sequence ATGAACAAAAAGAAGAACAAGAAAGTCAACACCATCACCAAACGGCCACAAGATACGGCTTCACAGTGGGTTGACAGCGTATTCCAATCTCTGACACCGGCAGAACGCATTGCGCAACTAATCGTGATCAGGGCTCACTCTAACTTCGGACAGGACCACATTAACGCCGTGGCCAAAGATATCCGCGACAACAAAGTCGGCGGCGTCATCTTCTTCCAGGGCGGCCCCGTGCGGGAAGCCAACCTTACCAACTACTACCAGTCCATCTCCAAAGTACCGCTGCTGGTGTCCATCGACGGCGAATGGGGCCTCGGGATGCGCCTCGACAGCGTTACCTCCCTCCCCCGCAACATGATGATCGGCGCCACCCGCGATACCGCACTGGCTTATGAAGCCGGCCGCGTCATGGGCGAACAATGCAAACGCATCGGCATCCATCTCGACTTCGCTCCCGATATGGATATCAACAATAACCCGAACAACCCGGTCATCAACGACCGCTCCTTCGGCGAAAACAAATACCTGGTGGCCGGCCTTGGCGTCGCCGCCATCAAAGGTATGCAGTCTACCGGCGTGATGGCCTGCGCCAAACACTTTCCCGGCCATGGCGATACCAATGTGGACTCCCACTTTGACCTGCCTTCCATCAACAAGAGCCGGCAGGCGCTCGATTCCCTCGAACTGTATCCTTTCCGCGAAGCGATCGCCGCAGGCGTAGGCTCCGTCATGGTAGGGCACCTCTTTATTCCCGCGATCGATAACAAGCCTAATACGCCCACTTCCATTTCCTATAAAGCAGTGACCAAACTGCTGAAAAACGAACTGGGCTACAAAGGCCTTATCGTCACCGATGCGCTGGAAATGAAAGGCATCGCCAAATTCTACTCCAAAGGCCAGGAATCCTTGCAGTCTTTGCTGGCCGGCAACGACCTCATGATCCTGCCCTCTACCGCCTCCGGCAGTATATCCGCTATCATGAAGGCTATCAAAAAAGGACAGATCAGCCAGCAGGAAGTGGATGCCCGCGTTAAAAAGGTTCTCCACGCCAAATATGACTTAGGTCTCTGGAAACCACAACGCATTGAGACAAATAATCTCACTAATGATCTAAACGCGCTGACAGACACCCTGACGCGCCGCATCGCGGAAAAAGCCATCACTCTCGTAAAAAATGACGATAAACTGATACCGTTCTCCCCGGCCATGACCCAGCAGAAACTGGCCGTGATCGCCGTCGGCGCCGATGGCAACAATGCTTTCCTCGACGCTGTCAAAGCCTACAAGCCCGGTACAGACGCTTTTATCTTCACCTCCCGTCAAACGGTGCAACAGATAGCGCCGATTGTATCCCGCATCCAGCGTGACTATAAAGCCGTGATCATCAGCGTGCACAATTTCAGCCGCCGCCCGGCCAATAACTTCGGCCTGACGCTGGCTGAACGCCTGATCGTCAGACAGCTGCAATCGGAAATGCCTTCCGCTACCGTGGTATTCGGCAATCCGTACGCTATCCAGCACTGGTGCGACGCCAAAAATATTGTGGCTGCCTACGAAGATGACAACATCACCCAGAAAGTAGCGGCAGACCTGCTGTTCGGGAAACTGGGGCCCAAAGGGAAATTGCCGGTAACGGTATGCCCCGGCCTGCCCGAAGGAACCGGCATCTCCTATGATGTAGACCTGTATACCGATCTGCCTGCCGTCACCCCCGCCGAAGCAGGGATGAACGAAGCCCGCCTGGCCGGCATCGACGCCCTGGCCAATGACATGATCGCCCGTGGCGCCGCACCCGGCTGCGAGGTGCTGGCCCTGAAAGACGGAAAAGTCGTTTACAACCGTACTTTTGGTCACTACGAATACAACAGCCAGGAGCCGGTTTCTCCCGGTGCCATCTACGACCTGGCCTCCGTTACCAAAGTATGCGCTACCACCATCTCCATCATGCGCCTGTATGATGAAGGTAAAGTGAGCCTCGACGGAACGCTGGGGGAGTATCTGCCCTTCGTACAGGGCACTGACAAATCCGGGCTGAAAATAAGGGACATCCTCCTGCACCAGGCAGGACTGGTAGCTTTCATCCCGTTTTACAAGGAAACTTTATACCCCGATGGCCGGCCGGATACCGCGCTGTATCACAGTACCCCGGACGAGCTTCATTCCGTGCAGGTAGCGGAAAACATGTATATGGACCACCGCTATGTGGACTCTATCTGGAAAAAGATCCTCGATAGCAGGGTAAATCCCCATCAGGGCTATGTTTACAGCGACCTGGATTTTTTATTCCTGGGGAAAATAGTAGAACAGGTGACCGGCAAAAAATTGGACCAGTACGTATTGGAAACGTTTTATAAACCGTTAGGACTGGCCACCACCGGCTTTCTGCCGCGGGAGCGGTTCCAGTTGCCTTTGCTGGTGCCCACCGAACGGGAGAACTTTTTCCGGATGCAATTACTGCGTGGTTTTGTGCACGATCCGGGAGCAGCCATGCTGGGCGGCGTAGCCGGTCATGCCGGCCTGTATTCCAACGCACACGACCTGGGGGTAATTATGCAGATGCTGCTGAATAACGGCGCTTTCGGAGGCGTACAGTATATCAAACCGGAAACGGTAAGGTTGTTCACTGCTTACAACAGCAGCATCAGCCGTCGCGGACTGGGTTTCGACAAACCGGAGAAAGACAATAATACCCGCCGGGAAAGTTATCCTTCCAAACTAACTTCCGGCGCTACTTTTGGGCACACCGGCTTCACCGGCACCTGTGTTTGGGCAGATCCCAAC
- a CDS encoding adenylate kinase, whose protein sequence is MVNLILFGPPGSGKGTQSAKIIDKYGLIHLSTGDLLRSEIANKTPLGMEATKFMDQGLLVPDEVVIGMISSKLDANPDARGFIFDGFPRTTAQAEALDKLLALKKTAISVVLSLEVPEDELIKRLLNRGKTSGRSDDSSEDVVKARIVEYHNKTAPVADHYAKFGKFRKVKGDGSEAEVFDLLCKELNELVAEKV, encoded by the coding sequence ATGGTCAATCTCATTTTATTTGGCCCTCCCGGTAGCGGTAAGGGTACACAAAGTGCTAAGATAATAGATAAGTACGGGCTTATACATCTGTCTACCGGCGATTTGCTGCGTTCAGAGATAGCCAATAAAACACCTTTGGGCATGGAAGCCACCAAGTTTATGGACCAGGGTTTACTGGTACCGGATGAAGTGGTGATCGGTATGATCAGCTCCAAGCTGGACGCCAATCCGGACGCCCGGGGTTTCATTTTTGACGGTTTTCCCCGTACTACCGCCCAGGCAGAAGCGCTGGACAAATTGCTGGCCCTGAAAAAAACGGCTATCTCGGTGGTATTGTCCCTCGAAGTACCGGAAGATGAACTGATCAAGCGCCTGCTGAACCGCGGTAAAACCTCCGGCCGTAGCGACGATTCCTCTGAAGACGTGGTAAAAGCACGTATTGTGGAATATCATAATAAAACAGCGCCGGTAGCTGACCACTACGCAAAATTCGGCAAGTTCAGGAAAGTGAAGGGAGATGGCAGTGAAGCGGAAGTATTTGACCTGCTCTGCAAAGAACTGAATGAACTGGTAGCAGAGAAGGTATAA
- a CDS encoding N-acetyltransferase: METDEEIIVRVATPEDVDFALPIVAEMESSAKARGTGIAKRNPLDIKKKILQGNGVIAFTKSGFWAGFSYIQAWQNNRFVSNSGLIVSPAFRGLKVAAAIKKKIFELSRFLYPSAKIFSITTGLPVMKLNSRLGFLPVTYSEITTDTRFWEGCKSCINYPVLVGHQFANCLCTAMLFHPPELKTPVLLSTAD; this comes from the coding sequence ATGGAAACAGATGAGGAGATAATTGTCAGGGTAGCGACGCCGGAAGACGTGGACTTTGCGCTGCCCATTGTGGCCGAAATGGAATCTTCCGCCAAAGCCAGGGGAACTGGTATCGCGAAGCGGAATCCATTGGATATCAAGAAAAAGATCCTGCAGGGGAATGGGGTCATCGCTTTTACGAAGAGTGGTTTCTGGGCGGGGTTTTCTTACATACAGGCCTGGCAAAACAACCGTTTTGTGTCGAACAGCGGTTTGATAGTGTCACCGGCTTTCAGGGGACTGAAAGTGGCGGCGGCCATCAAAAAGAAGATATTCGAGTTAAGTCGTTTTTTATATCCATCTGCAAAAATTTTCAGTATCACTACCGGTTTGCCGGTGATGAAGTTAAACAGCCGGCTGGGCTTCCTGCCGGTTACTTATTCCGAAATTACTACTGACACCCGTTTCTGGGAAGGGTGTAAGAGTTGCATTAACTATCCTGTTCTGGTGGGTCATCAATTTGCGAATTGCCTGTGCACCGCTATGTTGTTTCACCCGCCGGAACTGAAAACCCCTGTTCTGTTAAGTACAGCCGATTGA
- a CDS encoding DUF7674 family protein, producing the protein MINQYEVPAYIEDHIPALKKALHQFPAIFHIYDTVGCFSEYTDRQLREQNFPVAGRCLQLAGKLYERGNEVVRGAITRVFVPALSKVPLGDAVNRIRIYGLIPDAIYGLYIQQQLIYNGNR; encoded by the coding sequence ATGATAAACCAATACGAAGTGCCGGCTTATATAGAAGATCATATACCGGCACTTAAAAAAGCTTTACATCAGTTTCCGGCGATATTTCACATATACGACACCGTAGGATGTTTCAGTGAATATACCGACCGGCAATTGCGGGAACAGAATTTTCCGGTGGCCGGCAGATGTCTGCAGCTGGCCGGGAAGCTATATGAACGCGGCAATGAAGTGGTAAGGGGCGCCATCACCCGGGTATTTGTGCCGGCGCTTAGTAAAGTGCCACTGGGCGATGCCGTGAACCGGATCAGGATTTATGGCCTGATACCGGATGCGATTTATGGTCTTTACATACAGCAACAACTCATTTACAATGGAAACAGATGA
- a CDS encoding PepSY-associated TM helix domain-containing protein — MKVFFRRIHLYLGLAAGLVITISCLTGALLVFEKELTEAFNHSRYYVAPEKERLPLDQIAEMVKQQVPGAGISRIQVYADPSRSLAVQLDEGKKGGMSKEARGESKKEAGKEMKPAGDKAVRAGGKEQKKSKGRTAFVNPYTGKVIELYSYQKTFYYQIFSLHRWLLAGDTGKMITGASTLIFLFILITGIVLWWPKTRKILQQRLKVKWDGGWKRLNHDMHVVLGFYVCIFLFVSVFTGLTWSYEWFNKGLFAVLGASPKPMEAPASVVAPETTGNISYEAALTQVKQQAPDAQYYAVAMPRDKEASIQVTLLPAGALNEAATTSYYLDQFSGKVLKSQTFSERNLGQKVRGMIKPLHTGSIFGLPSKIFALLLALLGATFPTTGTILWINRTMKKKKAAKNKRSVVPPLAAA, encoded by the coding sequence ATGAAAGTTTTTTTTCGCCGTATTCACTTATACCTCGGGCTGGCGGCCGGCCTGGTTATTACCATCAGCTGTCTGACCGGTGCTTTACTGGTATTTGAAAAGGAGCTGACGGAAGCATTTAATCACAGCCGCTATTACGTAGCGCCTGAAAAGGAACGGTTACCGCTGGACCAGATCGCCGAGATGGTGAAGCAGCAGGTGCCGGGCGCGGGTATTTCCCGTATCCAGGTGTATGCAGATCCGTCCCGTTCCCTGGCCGTTCAGCTGGACGAAGGTAAAAAGGGCGGGATGAGCAAAGAAGCGCGCGGGGAAAGTAAAAAAGAGGCCGGCAAAGAAATGAAGCCTGCCGGGGATAAAGCTGTCAGGGCCGGCGGTAAAGAACAAAAGAAATCAAAAGGCCGCACCGCCTTTGTTAACCCGTATACCGGCAAGGTGATAGAACTTTACAGTTATCAGAAAACTTTCTACTACCAGATATTCTCCCTTCACCGTTGGTTATTGGCCGGAGACACCGGCAAGATGATCACCGGTGCCAGCACCCTGATTTTCCTGTTCATTCTCATTACCGGCATCGTATTATGGTGGCCTAAAACGCGTAAGATACTGCAACAGCGTCTTAAAGTGAAGTGGGACGGGGGCTGGAAAAGGCTGAATCATGATATGCACGTGGTGCTGGGCTTCTATGTCTGCATCTTCCTGTTTGTATCGGTATTTACCGGCCTTACCTGGTCGTACGAATGGTTCAATAAAGGGCTGTTTGCTGTGCTGGGGGCGTCTCCCAAGCCCATGGAAGCGCCGGCATCGGTCGTTGCGCCGGAGACGACCGGTAACATCTCCTATGAGGCGGCTTTAACGCAGGTAAAACAGCAGGCGCCCGATGCGCAATATTATGCCGTGGCGATGCCGAGAGACAAAGAAGCGTCTATACAGGTGACCCTGCTGCCCGCCGGCGCATTGAACGAGGCAGCTACCACCAGTTACTACCTCGACCAGTTCAGCGGTAAGGTATTGAAGTCGCAGACTTTCAGTGAAAGAAACCTTGGCCAGAAGGTAAGGGGCATGATCAAACCGCTGCACACCGGTTCCATCTTCGGGCTGCCGTCTAAAATTTTTGCACTGCTGCTGGCTTTGCTCGGCGCTACTTTCCCTACTACCGGTACCATCCTGTGGATCAACCGGACCATGAAGAAAAAGAAAGCCGCTAAGAATAAGCGCAGCGTGGTTCCGCCGCTGGCTGCCGCCTGA
- a CDS encoding YbaB/EbfC family nucleoid-associated protein, translating to MFGDLFGKLTQIQQKMKEGKERLAKVTLEGEAGDGAIKVTVDGNRQVKSIEVAERLMTPEHKEELEDLLLTALNRALKDAENTWEAEMKSAAGGMLGGLL from the coding sequence ATGTTTGGTGATTTATTCGGCAAGCTGACGCAGATCCAACAGAAAATGAAAGAAGGGAAAGAGCGTCTGGCTAAAGTTACGCTGGAAGGCGAAGCTGGCGACGGTGCGATTAAAGTAACAGTGGATGGCAACCGTCAGGTAAAAAGTATTGAAGTGGCGGAGCGGCTGATGACGCCGGAGCATAAAGAAGAACTGGAAGATCTGCTGCTGACAGCGCTGAATCGTGCATTGAAAGATGCGGAAAACACGTGGGAAGCAGAGATGAAGAGCGCTGCCGGCGGTATGCTGGGTGGTCTGCTCTAG
- a CDS encoding NAD(P)/FAD-dependent oxidoreductase has product METKVCIIGAGPGGACAALQLAQLGIGCIVVDKAVFPRDKVCGDGLSGKVLTILERIDKGIGERLQQAVFKMNSWGVTFVAPNRIGMDIPYKADYQQDKSDPRGFVCKRIDFDNFLVEELKRRPEIRLFEGVSIDKYELRPDGYHLSDKEGTFQVKADLILVANGAHSAFTKEVAGIKMEPDHYIAGLRAYYKGVSGLHEDAFIELHFLKNMLPGYFWIFPLPNGEANVGVGMLSTTVRNKKVNLKKLMLDTLATDPIMKERFKNATLEGTIDGYGLPLGSKRRKLHGERYMLVGDAGFLIDPFTGEGIGNALYSGQIAAKQAAAAIAANDYSDGFLGGYDKEIYRILGPEMEVSTKLQKLIKYPWLFNLLMKIGSRNKQLKELMMCMFHEVDLRKRLGNPLFYVKLLFNR; this is encoded by the coding sequence ATGGAGACTAAAGTTTGTATTATTGGTGCCGGTCCGGGCGGGGCATGTGCAGCCCTTCAACTGGCACAGCTGGGCATCGGATGTATCGTAGTGGACAAAGCCGTTTTTCCACGGGATAAGGTCTGCGGCGATGGCCTCAGCGGAAAAGTTTTAACCATCCTTGAAAGAATAGACAAAGGCATCGGCGAGCGGTTACAGCAGGCTGTTTTTAAAATGAACAGCTGGGGCGTCACCTTCGTTGCCCCCAACCGTATCGGCATGGACATCCCCTACAAGGCCGACTATCAGCAGGATAAAAGCGATCCCCGGGGGTTTGTCTGCAAACGTATAGACTTCGACAACTTTCTGGTGGAAGAGCTGAAACGCCGGCCGGAGATCCGCTTGTTCGAAGGCGTCAGCATCGATAAATATGAACTGCGGCCGGATGGCTATCACCTGTCGGACAAGGAAGGGACTTTCCAGGTGAAAGCCGACCTTATACTGGTAGCCAACGGCGCCCATTCCGCCTTCACCAAAGAGGTGGCAGGCATCAAAATGGAACCGGACCACTACATCGCGGGTCTTAGGGCCTATTATAAAGGCGTGTCAGGCCTGCACGAGGATGCTTTCATTGAACTGCACTTCCTGAAAAACATGCTGCCCGGTTACTTCTGGATATTCCCGCTTCCCAATGGCGAAGCCAATGTGGGCGTAGGTATGCTCAGCACCACCGTGCGCAACAAAAAAGTGAACCTGAAAAAGCTGATGCTCGACACCCTCGCCACCGACCCGATCATGAAAGAGCGCTTTAAAAACGCTACGCTGGAAGGTACCATCGACGGCTACGGTCTCCCGCTGGGCAGCAAAAGGCGGAAGCTGCATGGCGAACGGTATATGCTGGTCGGCGATGCGGGTTTCCTCATCGACCCCTTCACCGGCGAGGGCATCGGCAACGCACTGTATTCCGGCCAGATAGCCGCCAAACAGGCTGCAGCAGCCATCGCGGCCAACGACTACTCCGACGGCTTCCTCGGCGGCTACGATAAAGAGATTTACCGCATTCTCGGACCGGAAATGGAAGTCAGCACCAAACTGCAAAAACTGATCAAATACCCGTGGCTGTTTAACCTGCTGATGAAAATAGGCTCCCGCAACAAACAACTGAAGGAGCTGATGATGTGCATGTTCCACGAGGTAGACCTCCGTAAGCGACTGGGCAATCCCCTGTTTTATGTGAAGTTATTATTTAACCGATAA
- a CDS encoding DUF2891 domain-containing protein — protein sequence MRYIILLAICFSTAIAHAQKQTMSTEQLPKMTVQTANQLAALPLKCLDLPFPYKTGVVFPDSSLLGAPAGYHPAFYGCFDWHSSVHGHWMLVRLLKMFPDMDRAAEIRTRLAQHLTAENIQTELQLFKGKENKSFERIYGWSWLLQLQRELLTWNDPLGKELSRNVQPLASHFATAYVDFLGKLMYPIRVGEHTNLAFGLCLAWDYAQTTGDKALQTAIHDAAMRFYGKDKNAPVAWEPGGYDFLSPSLEEADLMRRIMPEKEYRPWLYAFLPGLFQNPITILQPGQVKDRTDGKLVHLDGLNLSRTWCLDAIARHGGKNQQAIQALANKHLLTSFPQIASGDYAGEHWLASFAVYLLTAEQQ from the coding sequence GTGAGATACATCATTCTGCTTGCCATCTGCTTTTCCACTGCTATCGCTCATGCTCAAAAACAGACCATGAGCACTGAACAACTGCCCAAGATGACGGTCCAGACGGCCAACCAACTGGCCGCGCTGCCGCTGAAATGCCTGGACCTTCCTTTCCCTTATAAAACAGGTGTGGTGTTTCCGGACAGTTCCCTGCTGGGCGCTCCGGCGGGTTATCATCCGGCGTTCTACGGCTGTTTCGACTGGCACAGCAGCGTTCACGGCCACTGGATGCTGGTACGCCTGCTGAAAATGTTCCCCGATATGGACAGGGCGGCAGAGATCCGCACCAGGCTGGCGCAGCACCTCACCGCAGAAAATATTCAGACAGAACTGCAGCTGTTTAAGGGCAAAGAAAACAAAAGCTTTGAACGCATCTATGGCTGGAGCTGGCTGCTGCAGCTGCAACGGGAACTTCTGACCTGGAACGACCCTCTGGGCAAAGAACTCAGCCGCAACGTACAACCGCTGGCCAGCCATTTTGCCACCGCATATGTGGATTTCCTCGGAAAACTGATGTACCCTATCCGCGTAGGCGAACATACGAACCTGGCCTTCGGCCTGTGCCTCGCCTGGGATTATGCACAGACCACCGGCGATAAAGCCCTGCAAACCGCCATTCACGATGCGGCCATGCGCTTTTATGGCAAAGACAAAAACGCTCCGGTAGCATGGGAGCCCGGCGGCTACGACTTCCTCTCTCCCAGCCTCGAAGAAGCAGACCTGATGCGCCGTATCATGCCGGAAAAAGAATACCGCCCATGGCTATACGCTTTCCTGCCAGGCCTCTTCCAGAACCCTATTACCATTCTGCAACCCGGACAGGTAAAAGACCGTACCGATGGTAAACTCGTGCACCTCGACGGCCTCAATCTCAGCCGCACCTGGTGCCTCGATGCTATCGCCCGCCACGGCGGCAAAAACCAGCAGGCCATCCAGGCCCTCGCCAACAAACACCTGCTGACCTCTTTCCCGCAGATCGCCAGCGGCGACTATGCCGGTGAACACTGGCTGGCCTCCTTTGCCGTATACCTGCTTACGGCAGAACAGCAATAG
- a CDS encoding DUF3857 domain-containing protein, protein MTRTLKTILLLLLALMPAVTQAQHKAVSTGPAPSWLVPWQPNLQQKPNAKHISDGFYLLLAETQYHAELKSDYHHYVRQIVSEAGIQNGSEISVDYDPQYEKLTFHRIVIKRDGREINRLAGASFKVLQQEEELSRFIYSGTYTAWLILEDVRKGDQIEYSYSLTGANPIFDNKIDEEYYQVAAEPVVNFYRNIIARPGRQLHFKAFNQATMPQQRNWNGLTVYEWHNINLQDTDNFSNLPSWYNPFARLQISEYNSWQEIAQWAQRINTVAPPGIAVKNKIAALKQQAGNSKEAYLLAALRFVQDDIRYMGIEMGEYSHRPNTPDKVLAQRFGDCKDKSLLLCTLLNGNGISANMAYVNTDLKEAVSQRLPSPTSFNHAIVCATLGDKTCWLDATLSYQRGRLADFCEPDFQLALVITDTATRLTPIRKENNGHIVIRETLTLPEEEGQDGSLLASTAWYREDADAQRAAMASASLKDKEATFLTFYRKFYGEMTLKDSLQLRDDADSNIFRTREHYVIRHLWKKDSANRKLLFSIIAQSPSDILPYVTDENRMVPLAIKYPFDQDYQIIINTPIEWSLDEKPLHIKNDYYQFDFTATRTGKQIVLSYFLKTFRDHVPPAFMPQYAREVKEIQKTTSLDLTLKPALLQPIGQPAGNGNWLAIVLAICAVAVFAYLGTQYYKHSLLPVQHPLDPLPIGGWLSLLAIGLVFSPMSDVLFLCEAKVFNYETWTSIAARRDIGNVTVVQLFLVGDMVIRVFLLCYSVLLAVLFFNKRDTFPFALATYYFINTLYLFFFHRIHGYYFGESTQGNLLDPDSIVWPLLRMALWVPYLLMSPRAKATFIMPHPALLRDN, encoded by the coding sequence ATGACCCGTACCTTGAAAACAATACTGCTGTTACTGCTGGCACTCATGCCGGCAGTAACACAAGCACAGCATAAAGCCGTCAGCACCGGCCCCGCCCCTTCCTGGCTGGTTCCCTGGCAGCCCAACCTCCAGCAAAAGCCCAACGCCAAACACATCAGCGACGGCTTCTACCTGCTGCTGGCAGAAACACAATACCACGCAGAACTGAAAAGCGACTACCATCACTACGTCCGCCAGATCGTTTCCGAAGCCGGCATTCAAAACGGCTCGGAAATATCGGTAGACTATGATCCGCAATACGAAAAACTGACGTTCCACCGCATCGTCATCAAACGCGACGGCCGCGAAATCAACCGCCTCGCCGGCGCCTCCTTTAAAGTACTGCAGCAGGAAGAAGAACTCTCCCGCTTTATCTACAGCGGCACCTACACTGCGTGGCTGATCCTGGAAGACGTACGCAAAGGCGACCAGATAGAATACAGCTATTCCCTTACCGGCGCCAACCCCATCTTCGATAACAAAATCGATGAAGAATATTACCAGGTGGCCGCAGAACCGGTGGTCAACTTCTACCGGAACATCATCGCCCGCCCCGGCAGGCAGCTGCACTTCAAAGCGTTCAACCAGGCTACAATGCCTCAACAACGCAACTGGAACGGGCTTACCGTCTACGAATGGCATAACATCAACCTGCAGGATACCGACAACTTCAGCAACCTGCCCTCGTGGTACAATCCCTTCGCCCGCCTGCAAATCAGTGAATACAACAGCTGGCAGGAAATAGCGCAGTGGGCGCAAAGGATCAATACCGTCGCACCTCCGGGCATTGCAGTCAAAAATAAAATCGCCGCCCTGAAACAACAGGCCGGTAACAGCAAGGAAGCCTACCTGCTGGCAGCCCTTCGTTTTGTGCAGGACGATATCCGCTACATGGGCATCGAAATGGGGGAATACTCCCACCGCCCCAATACACCCGATAAAGTACTGGCACAACGCTTCGGCGACTGTAAAGACAAGTCCCTCCTGTTGTGCACCCTGCTCAACGGAAACGGCATCAGCGCCAACATGGCCTATGTAAATACCGACCTGAAAGAGGCCGTCAGTCAACGGCTTCCCTCTCCCACCTCCTTCAATCATGCCATTGTTTGCGCCACGCTCGGAGACAAAACCTGCTGGCTGGATGCCACCCTCTCCTATCAGCGGGGCCGGCTGGCCGATTTCTGCGAACCGGACTTCCAACTGGCGCTGGTGATCACGGACACTGCTACCCGGCTAACACCGATCCGTAAAGAGAACAACGGGCATATTGTTATCCGGGAAACGCTTACCCTGCCGGAGGAAGAAGGTCAGGACGGCTCCCTCCTGGCCAGCACCGCCTGGTACCGCGAAGACGCCGATGCGCAAAGAGCTGCTATGGCGTCCGCCAGCCTCAAGGACAAAGAAGCTACCTTCCTCACTTTCTACCGGAAGTTTTATGGAGAAATGACACTGAAAGACTCCCTCCAGCTGCGCGATGACGCTGACAGCAACATCTTCCGCACCCGGGAGCATTATGTGATCCGTCACCTCTGGAAAAAAGACAGCGCCAACCGCAAACTCCTCTTTTCCATCATCGCCCAGTCACCATCAGACATATTGCCTTATGTGACAGACGAAAACAGGATGGTTCCCCTGGCCATTAAATACCCTTTTGACCAGGATTACCAGATCATCATTAACACACCCATAGAATGGTCGCTGGATGAAAAACCGCTGCATATCAAAAACGACTACTATCAGTTCGACTTCACCGCTACCCGCACCGGCAAACAGATTGTACTCTCCTATTTCCTGAAGACGTTTCGGGACCATGTGCCGCCGGCATTTATGCCGCAGTATGCCCGGGAGGTGAAAGAAATACAAAAGACCACTTCGCTGGACCTGACGCTGAAGCCCGCCCTCCTGCAGCCTATAGGTCAGCCCGCAGGCAATGGCAACTGGCTGGCGATTGTGCTGGCCATCTGTGCCGTAGCGGTATTTGCCTACCTGGGCACGCAGTATTACAAACACTCTTTGCTGCCGGTGCAACATCCGCTGGACCCATTGCCCATTGGGGGTTGGCTGTCACTGCTGGCTATCGGGCTGGTATTCTCTCCCATGTCTGACGTGCTGTTCCTCTGTGAGGCAAAGGTGTTTAATTACGAAACGTGGACAAGCATCGCTGCTCGCAGGGATATAGGGAATGTCACAGTGGTACAGCTCTTCCTGGTCGGAGATATGGTGATACGGGTTTTTCTGCTGTGCTATTCGGTGCTACTGGCGGTGCTGTTCTTCAACAAAAGAGACACCTTTCCTTTTGCGCTGGCGACCTATTACTTTATCAATACGCTGTACCTGTTTTTCTTTCACCGTATTCATGGTTATTATTTCGGGGAAAGCACACAGGGAAATCTGCTTGATCCGGACTCCATTGTATGGCCACTGCTGCGCATGGCCCTCTGGGTACCTTATCTGCTGATGTCCCCGCGTGCGAAAGCAACCTTTATTATGCCGCATCCGGCGCTGCTGCGGGATAATTAA